One part of the Parabacteroides distasonis ATCC 8503 genome encodes these proteins:
- a CDS encoding gliding motility lipoprotein GldH, with protein MTNLSNRSNRPDLIKRRIGQRQSLRLKKFIAACVTCFLCFSCENEAVYDQYQAIQNTSWEKDKEYYFTFLIKDISIPYDLTLEVRNNNMYPYQNLWVFCSEELPIGPLKRDTIECMLADEFGKWYGDGISLFQSSFPIRSAYYFPVKGQYTFSFRQGMRNDQLPGIQEIGLRVLPSSTNAPSEKRPNEEK; from the coding sequence ATGACAAACCTCAGCAACCGATCAAACAGGCCAGACCTGATAAAACGGAGAATAGGCCAGAGACAAAGCCTGAGGCTTAAAAAGTTCATTGCCGCCTGTGTAACATGCTTCTTATGCTTCTCTTGCGAGAATGAAGCTGTATACGATCAGTATCAAGCTATCCAAAACACCTCGTGGGAGAAGGATAAGGAGTACTATTTCACTTTCTTGATTAAGGATATATCGATTCCGTACGACCTAACCTTGGAAGTACGGAACAATAATATGTATCCATATCAGAACCTATGGGTATTTTGCAGCGAGGAACTTCCGATAGGTCCTTTAAAAAGGGATACGATCGAATGTATGTTAGCTGATGAGTTTGGGAAATGGTATGGGGACGGGATCTCCCTGTTTCAATCCAGTTTCCCGATACGGTCTGCTTACTATTTCCCCGTTAAAGGGCAATATACCTTTAGCTTCCGGCAGGGGATGCGTAACGACCAACTTCCGGGCATTCAGGAAATCGGCTTACGGGTCTTACCTTCTTCCACTAACGCTCCTTCCGAGAAGCGTCCAAACGAAGAAAAATAA
- a CDS encoding PSP1 domain-containing protein, translating into MDFILDKGSSHMGCKGCSKRQNNKLNTYDWLCDVPDAEGSTDFVEVQFKNTRKGYYLNSAKIPLEKGDIVAVEASPGHDIGTVSLTGKLVLLQMKKNNVRTEAEPKRIYRKAKPTDIEKYEEAKAKEHATMIRSRQIAADLGLNMKIGDVEYQGDGNKAIFYYIADERVDFRQLIKVLAEAFRVRIEMKQIGARQEAGRIGGIGPCGRELCCSSWMTSFVSVATGAARYQDISMNPQKLAGQCAKLKCCINYEVDTYVEAQKRLPSREIVLETKDNNYYHFKTDIFKREITYSTDKSFAANLITIPASRAFDVINMNKKGMKPISLEADTKPQPPKRDAQDILGQESVTRFDSVKKKKKKRPANKNNGENNGNGNGANTTATAVTNTDAPVSENKNNGGNGAGGNNRRNGGNNRNSNRENNRDRENNRENNKDNSRENSRENRENNRDNNRESNRNNRPKQRPRANNDKQSNNDKPANNDKPQQPIKQARPDKTENRPETKPEA; encoded by the coding sequence ATGGATTTCATATTAGATAAAGGAAGTAGCCATATGGGCTGCAAAGGTTGCAGCAAAAGGCAAAACAATAAACTGAATACCTATGATTGGTTGTGCGATGTACCCGACGCGGAAGGCTCGACTGACTTCGTAGAGGTTCAATTTAAAAATACCCGCAAAGGGTATTACTTGAATAGTGCTAAAATACCTTTGGAAAAAGGTGATATAGTAGCCGTAGAGGCAAGTCCCGGTCATGATATCGGTACGGTTTCTTTAACGGGAAAATTGGTTCTGCTGCAAATGAAGAAGAACAACGTGCGCACGGAAGCTGAGCCAAAACGGATTTACCGAAAGGCAAAACCGACCGATATCGAGAAATATGAGGAAGCGAAAGCAAAGGAACATGCCACTATGATTCGCTCGCGGCAAATCGCTGCCGATTTAGGATTGAATATGAAAATCGGTGATGTAGAGTATCAAGGTGACGGTAATAAGGCGATCTTTTATTATATAGCGGATGAACGTGTAGATTTCCGTCAACTAATTAAAGTGCTAGCGGAGGCTTTTCGTGTTCGTATCGAGATGAAGCAGATCGGTGCTCGTCAAGAAGCCGGACGTATCGGTGGTATCGGCCCTTGCGGTAGAGAACTTTGCTGTTCCAGTTGGATGACAAGTTTTGTATCGGTCGCTACCGGAGCTGCCCGTTATCAAGATATTTCCATGAATCCCCAGAAATTGGCCGGACAATGCGCTAAATTGAAATGTTGTATCAATTATGAGGTAGATACATATGTGGAAGCCCAGAAACGCCTTCCTTCCCGGGAGATTGTCTTGGAGACCAAAGATAATAATTACTATCATTTCAAGACGGATATTTTCAAACGGGAAATTACCTATTCTACGGATAAATCATTTGCGGCTAATCTTATCACGATTCCGGCAAGCCGTGCTTTCGATGTCATTAACATGAATAAGAAAGGCATGAAGCCGATATCTCTAGAGGCGGATACGAAGCCACAACCACCGAAACGAGACGCTCAAGATATTCTTGGGCAAGAAAGCGTCACACGTTTCGACTCTGTTAAAAAGAAAAAGAAAAAACGTCCTGCCAACAAGAATAATGGCGAGAACAATGGAAACGGGAACGGAGCTAACACCACCGCGACGGCAGTTACCAACACCGACGCACCTGTTTCTGAGAATAAGAACAACGGAGGAAACGGAGCCGGTGGCAATAATCGCCGCAACGGAGGAAATAATAGGAATAGCAATCGTGAGAATAACCGGGACAGAGAGAATAACCGGGAGAATAACAAAGATAATAGCCGGGAAAACAGTCGGGAGAATCGGGAGAACAACCGTGATAATAACAGGGAGAGCAACCGAAACAATCGCCCGAAACAAAGGCCGAGAGCTAATAACGATAAGCAATCCAACAATGACAAGCCTGCGAATAATGACAAACCTCAGCAACCGATCAAACAGGCCAGACCTGATAAAACGGAGAATAGGCCAGAGACAAAGCCTGAGGCTTAA
- a CDS encoding diacylglycerol/lipid kinase family protein yields MSERDIKVQAIINPISGVGSKRKIPKMIEGICSKKNCSLNISFTEYAGHASELTRQAIEEGAEYILAVGGDGTVNEIARAMIHSNAILGIIPKGSGNGLARELHIPMDVKRAIDLIAKGHVTTIDCCRANGQVFFCTCGVGFDAAVSQKFANEKRRGSLTYIKNTIEEYLSYKPEPYELVVDNQTIKEKAFLVACANASQYGNNAFIAPHANIQDGRMDVTILSPFMPLDIAPLAIQLFTKQIDRNSKIKTMKAQQVTIIRQHPGVMHLDGEPIMADRRIDITVEPKALHVLTPEVVSFTKEVHNLFDEVTRFFDKKLPYIFK; encoded by the coding sequence ATGAGCGAACGGGATATAAAAGTACAAGCTATCATAAACCCTATATCAGGTGTAGGGTCGAAGCGCAAGATACCTAAGATGATCGAAGGGATCTGCTCGAAAAAGAACTGTTCGTTAAACATTTCTTTTACAGAGTATGCAGGCCATGCCAGCGAGTTGACTCGGCAAGCCATAGAGGAGGGAGCTGAATATATTTTGGCGGTAGGCGGTGACGGGACGGTGAATGAGATAGCGAGAGCTATGATCCATTCGAATGCGATCTTAGGTATCATCCCGAAAGGTTCGGGCAATGGCTTAGCTAGAGAATTGCACATACCGATGGACGTGAAAAGAGCTATCGATCTGATCGCGAAAGGGCATGTTACGACGATAGATTGCTGCCGGGCGAACGGACAGGTCTTTTTCTGTACCTGTGGAGTCGGTTTTGATGCCGCCGTCAGCCAGAAATTCGCGAATGAGAAACGGCGCGGCTCTCTTACTTATATAAAGAATACGATAGAGGAGTATCTGAGCTATAAGCCTGAGCCTTATGAATTGGTGGTGGATAATCAGACGATCAAGGAGAAGGCGTTTCTAGTCGCTTGCGCGAATGCTTCGCAATATGGTAATAACGCGTTTATCGCTCCGCACGCGAATATACAGGACGGACGGATGGACGTTACGATCTTATCCCCTTTTATGCCATTGGATATCGCTCCTTTGGCCATTCAATTGTTTACCAAACAGATTGATCGGAATAGTAAGATTAAGACGATGAAAGCCCAGCAAGTCACGATTATTCGCCAACATCCGGGCGTGATGCACTTGGATGGAGAACCGATCATGGCAGATCGCCGTATCGATATTACGGTGGAACCAAAAGCCTTACATGTGCTGACTCCGGAGGTTGTGTCTTTCACCAAGGAGGTACATAATTTATTTGACGAGGTAACTCGCTTCTTCGATAAAAAGCTTCCTTACATTTTCAAGTAA
- the rodA gene encoding rod shape-determining protein RodA → MRYRKTEIWKSVDWITILLYLIMVIAGWFSICGASYEFDNVGLFDPSGRPGMQMIWIGTSLALIFVILMLESDFFDIFAYLIYACVIVLLIATIFLAPNIKGSHSWLVLGPIRLQPAELAKFATALAVAKFMNGYGFKLTTVKNFSITLFLIFLPMVCILLQKETGSALVYLAFFLMLYREGMTGYILLIGVCAVVFFVTGMKYSEVMVGITPLGELIVSCLVLLITMGLVGSVRKDYISVKIMLGGIASTFLIGYVVSLFVPVNFAWISIGLVGAASIYLFYLSIRNWVWHYALIALFALGSICFLFSVDYVFNDILEPHQQIRIKVSLGLEDDPSGAGYNVNQSKIAIGSGGLSGKGFLNGTQTKLKYVPEQDTDFIFCTVGEEQGFLGASAVLIVFGLFILRLIVLAERQDNAFGRVYGYSVASIFFFHLAINVGMVTGLTPVIGIPLPFFSYGGSSLWGFTILLFIFLRLDASRKER, encoded by the coding sequence ATGCGCTATAGGAAAACGGAAATATGGAAGTCGGTAGACTGGATTACCATTTTGTTGTATTTGATTATGGTAATCGCCGGTTGGTTTAGTATTTGTGGGGCGAGCTACGAGTTTGATAACGTTGGCTTGTTCGACCCGTCGGGCCGTCCGGGGATGCAGATGATTTGGATCGGTACCTCACTCGCCCTTATTTTCGTCATATTGATGCTGGAAAGTGACTTCTTCGATATATTCGCCTATCTGATCTATGCGTGCGTGATCGTATTGTTGATCGCCACTATATTTTTAGCACCTAATATCAAGGGATCGCATTCTTGGCTCGTATTGGGACCTATCCGTTTGCAACCAGCGGAGTTGGCTAAGTTCGCTACCGCTTTGGCCGTGGCGAAGTTTATGAATGGCTATGGCTTTAAGCTAACGACGGTCAAGAATTTCTCAATCACTTTGTTCTTGATCTTCTTGCCGATGGTTTGTATTCTTTTACAGAAAGAGACGGGGTCGGCATTGGTTTACTTGGCATTCTTCCTGATGTTATACCGGGAAGGAATGACTGGATATATTTTGTTGATAGGAGTTTGTGCGGTCGTCTTTTTCGTTACGGGAATGAAATATTCAGAGGTGATGGTGGGTATTACCCCATTGGGTGAATTAATCGTCTCTTGCCTTGTCTTATTAATAACCATGGGATTAGTTGGGAGTGTCCGTAAGGATTATATAAGCGTTAAGATCATGCTTGGGGGAATTGCTTCGACATTCTTGATCGGGTATGTCGTTTCTTTGTTTGTCCCGGTAAACTTCGCTTGGATATCGATAGGCTTGGTAGGAGCCGCGTCAATCTATTTATTCTATTTATCCATTCGAAACTGGGTATGGCATTATGCGTTAATCGCTCTGTTCGCTTTAGGTTCTATCTGTTTCCTATTTTCTGTGGATTATGTGTTTAATGACATATTGGAACCTCACCAACAAATTCGTATTAAAGTCTCTTTAGGCTTGGAGGATGATCCAAGCGGGGCGGGGTATAATGTGAATCAGTCCAAGATCGCTATCGGTTCCGGAGGATTATCCGGAAAAGGATTCTTGAATGGGACGCAGACCAAATTGAAGTATGTGCCGGAACAGGATACGGATTTTATCTTTTGTACGGTAGGCGAGGAGCAAGGCTTTTTGGGAGCCTCTGCCGTATTGATCGTATTCGGACTTTTTATTCTTCGTCTGATTGTATTGGCGGAGCGGCAAGATAATGCTTTCGGGCGAGTCTATGGCTATAGCGTAGCCTCCATATTCTTTTTCCATCTGGCGATTAATGTCGGCATGGTGACGGGATTGACTCCGGTTATCGGCATTCCCTTGCCTTTCTTTAGCTATGGAGGTTCCTCGCTTTGGGGATTTACGATCTTATTGTTTATTTTTCTTCGTTTGGACGCTTCTCGGAAGGAGCGTTAG
- the spt gene encoding serine palmitoyltransferase, with protein sequence MKLLQEKLAKYDAPQRAMAMGIYPYFREIQSDQDTEVLISGKKVLMFGSNAYLGLTNHPKVKEAAIEAIKKYGTGCAGSRFLNGTLDLHLQLEKRLAEFVGKEDAIVYSTGFQVNLGVVSCITGREDYILWDELDHASIIEGHRLSFSTKLKFKHNDMDSLEKQLQKCEPDKVKLIVIDGVFSMEGDVAKLPEIVALAKKYNASVMVDEAHGIGVFGDHGRGTCNHFGVTNDVDLIMGTFSKSFASIGGFIASDEPVINYLRHHSRSYIFSASNTPAATAAANAALDIMLSEPERIQHLWDLTHYALDGFRNMGCEIGHTSTPIIPLFIRDNDLTFLIVKELFEAGIFVNPVVAPAVASEDTLIRFSLMATHTKEQLDYALETIHKVFKSHGLVD encoded by the coding sequence ATGAAACTTTTACAAGAGAAACTAGCAAAGTACGACGCTCCTCAAAGAGCCATGGCAATGGGAATCTATCCTTACTTCAGGGAAATCCAGAGCGATCAGGACACGGAAGTTCTAATCAGCGGGAAGAAAGTCTTGATGTTTGGTTCTAATGCGTACTTAGGATTAACCAATCATCCTAAAGTAAAAGAAGCAGCGATCGAGGCCATTAAAAAGTATGGTACAGGTTGTGCCGGCTCACGTTTCTTAAACGGAACGTTGGACTTACACCTCCAGTTGGAAAAACGTTTAGCAGAATTTGTTGGTAAAGAAGACGCCATCGTATACTCTACAGGTTTCCAAGTTAATCTAGGTGTTGTATCCTGTATCACCGGACGTGAGGACTATATCCTTTGGGATGAGTTGGATCATGCATCCATTATCGAAGGACATCGTCTTTCTTTCTCCACGAAATTGAAATTCAAGCATAACGATATGGACTCCTTGGAGAAACAACTCCAGAAATGCGAGCCAGACAAGGTGAAACTTATCGTTATCGACGGTGTCTTCAGCATGGAAGGTGATGTCGCTAAATTACCGGAAATCGTAGCTCTCGCAAAGAAATATAACGCAAGTGTAATGGTTGACGAGGCTCATGGTATCGGTGTATTCGGTGATCATGGCCGCGGTACTTGTAATCACTTCGGCGTTACGAACGATGTTGATTTGATCATGGGAACTTTCAGTAAGTCTTTCGCTTCTATCGGTGGTTTTATCGCATCAGACGAACCGGTTATCAATTACTTACGTCACCACTCCCGTTCCTATATCTTTAGCGCAAGCAATACGCCTGCCGCTACTGCCGCAGCGAACGCGGCATTAGATATTATGTTAAGCGAACCGGAACGTATCCAACATTTATGGGATTTGACTCATTACGCATTGGATGGTTTCCGTAACATGGGTTGTGAGATCGGACATACTTCTACCCCGATCATCCCGTTGTTTATCCGTGACAACGACTTGACATTCCTTATCGTAAAAGAATTATTTGAGGCCGGAATCTTCGTAAACCCGGTAGTAGCTCCCGCAGTTGCTTCCGAGGATACACTGATCCGCTTCTCCCTTATGGCTACCCACACGAAAGAGCAACTAGATTACGCTTTGGAAACAATCCACAAGGTATTCAAGAGCCATGGGTTGGTAGACTAA